In the Plodia interpunctella isolate USDA-ARS_2022_Savannah chromosome 6, ilPloInte3.2, whole genome shotgun sequence genome, one interval contains:
- the LOC128670900 gene encoding uncharacterized protein LOC128670900, translated as MYSIEWQKRGLPHVHILLWLKDKLRPNQFDDIISAEIPDPDNDKVLHDIIVKNMIHGPCGPENPQCPCMKDGRCTKKFPCKLHSETVHNENGYPMYRRRAPADGGRTATVKLRNGSYATVDNSWVVPYSPILSKMFNAHINVEVCSSVRAIKYICKYINKGSDQAIFNFRSTEHANPVDEVQTYQSGRYISSNEAVWRLLGFPLHERHPTVTHLGVHLENGERVYFTENNFHDRVSTPPKTTLTAFFELCARDDFAKTLLYVDVPRYYTWNATRKEWKRRVQGTPVQNWPGVKSGDALGRVYTIHVSNMECYCLRMLLYHVRGPTCFKYLKKHNDQEMSTFREACEAKGLLENDNHWDETLEEAVQCRSAAKVRELFAILIATCGLSNPQQLWDKYRNDMSDDILYRLQENNPNVTYIDSIYDEALTKIEDQVITITGKDLSDFGMSRPRRTGQVCSDVLRELNYDHAFLQQQITESVPRLNPEQRNVFNSVVQKIENGVGGLFFLDAPGGTGKTFLLNLLLAQIRKDKGVAIAVASSGIAATLLSGGRTAHSVLKLPLNLAHEEMPVCNISKNSERGRMLQQCKLLVWDECTMSHKRAVEALNRTMQDIKSNRSIMGGMIVLLAGDFRQILPVITRGTPADEINACLKASTLWVHVQKFSLTTNMRVQLHNDSQSGLYAATLLKIGEDRMATDINGMITLNHEFCNIVGSTDDLKTNVYPDLRTNMGDQEWLCERAILAPTNEIAGQINENIMSEVEGDVVEYLSVDNVMDTEHVTSYPVEFLNSLELSGVPSHNLRLKVGVPVLLMRNLDAPRLCNGTRLQITHLGKNIVKGTIMTGTAKGENVLIPRIPIIPTDLPFQFKRVQFPLKPAFAMTINKSQGQTLKGDDRFCSASGMFADARIDCFYASMRKRCASLVRRVRGSPNSILRMVASRLDCIYVNHCCAISHGMPGGKFFPLWRSSCHLAPATVGDPDVIGSSLFRHTLQSSASLLAPSLVSSQQQAVTLSSKPSLIFKGIYRTIAADVTRFLVLAPEALFDFTDADAPCSPRLDARTHRRGSLRGAHNSLDSPQTTSLTYASRLTGISSNMAHEKHRLHIKTSSDLRSWGGIIWRHLPCHM; from the exons ATGTATTCCATAGAATGGCAAAAGCGTGGATTACCCCATGTCCACATATTGCTTTGGTTGAAAGACAAGTTGAGACCCAACCAATTTGACGACATTATCAGCGCCGAAATACCGGATCCAGACAATGACAAGGTTCTTCATgatattattgtcaaaaatatgattCACGGTCCATGCGGTCCTGAGAATCCACAGTGCCCTTGCATGAAAGACGGTAGATGTACTAAAAAATTTCCATGCAAATTACACTCAGAGACAGTTCACAATGAAAACGGATACCCCATGTATCGTAGACGAGCGCCAGCAGACGGAGGTCGAACGGCAACTGTAAAACTTCGAAATGGTAGTTATGCTACTGTTGATAATAGTTGGGTGGTTCCCTATTCGcctattttgtcaaaaatgtttaatgcCCACATCAATGTAGAGGTTTGCAGTTCAGTGCGTGCGATTAAATATAtctgtaaatacataaataaaggcAGCGATcaagctattttcaattttagaaGCACAGAGCACGCAAATCCCGTAGATGAAGTACAAACGTATCAGTCCGGTCGTTATATCAGCAGCAATGAGGCCGTGTGGCGGCTGTTGGGATTTCCACTACATGAAAGGCATCCTACTGTTACGCACCTTGGTGTGCACTTAGAAAACGGTGAACGAGTTTATTTTACGGAAAATAATTTCCATGACCGAGTGTCAACTCCACCTAAAACCACGCTCACCGCTTTTTTTGAACTATGCGCAAGGGATGACTTTGCAAAAACTCTTCTGTATGTTGATGTGCCAAGATATTACACCTGGAATGCAACAAGAAAAGAATGGAAACGCAGAGTTCAAGGAACTCCTGTTCAGAATTGGCCCGGTGTTAAATCTGGTGATGCTCTAGGTAGAGTTTACACGATCCATGTGAGCAACatggaatgctattgtttgaGAATGCTGCTATATCATGTGCGAGGGCCTACGTGTTTCAAATATCTCAAAAAACACAATGATCAGGAAATGTCAACATTTAGAGAAGCATGTGAGGCTAAAGGTTTATTGGAGAATGACAATCATTGGGATGAAACACTGGAAGAGGCCGTACAATGTAGATCAGCAGCCAAGGTGAGAGAGCTTTTTGCTATTTTAATAGCGACATGTGGACTGTCGAATCCTCAGCAATTGTGGGACAAGTACAGAAATGATATGTCAgacgatatattatatagattgcAAGAAAATAATCCTAATGTCACATACATTGATTCTATTTATGACGAAGCCCTAACAAAGATTGAAGACCAAGTGATAACTATTACTGGTAAAGATTTATCAGATTTTGGGATGAGTAGACCACGTAGGACAGGGCAAGTTTGTAGTGATGTGTTACGCGAACTAAATTATGACCATGCTTTTTTACAACAGCAAATAACGGAGTCTGTTCCACGTTTGAACCCAGAACAAAGAAATGTCTTTAATAGTGTGGTGCAAAAAATCGAAAACGGCGTAGGTGGTTTGTTTTTTCTTGATGCTCCTGGAGGCACTGgcaaaacatttcttttaaatctCCTTCTTGCTCAAATCCGAAAAGATAAGGGAGTTGCTATTGCAGTAGCGTCCTCTGGCATTGCCGCCACACTGCTCAGTGGTGGCCGGACAGCACATTCAGTACTCAAGCTTCCTTTAAACTTAGCTCATGAAGAAATGCCAGTTTgcaatataagtaaaaatagtGAGCGCGGAAGAATGTTGCAGCAATGTAAGTTGTTGGTTTGGGATGAATGTACTATGTCTCACAAGAGAGCAGTCGAAGCATTAAACCGGACAATGCAAGACATAAAAAGCAACAGAAGTATTATGGGAGGGATGATTGTTCTTTTGGCTGGTGATTTCAGACAGATTCTACCCGTGATAACTAGAGGTACACCGGCAGATGAAATAAACGCATGTTTGAAGGCCTCTACGCTATGGGTGCATGTGCAAAAATTTAGTCTGACTACAAATATGAGAGTACAACTGCACAACGATTCACAATCGGGGCTGTATGCGGCCACTCTCCTGAAAATTGGTGAAGATCGTATGGCCACAGACATTAACGGTATGATCACACTAAATCACGAATTCTGTAATATTGTTGGCAGCACTGACGATCTAAAAACCAACGTATATCCTGATCTGCGGACTAATATGGGAGACCAAGAATGGTTGTGTGAAAGGGCAATTTTAGCACCAACGAACGAAATTGCTGGAcagattaatgaaaatattatgtcagAAGTGGAAGGTGACGTCGTGGAATATCTCTCTGTAGATAATGTAATGGATACAGAACACGTAACATCATACCCTGTCGAGTTTCTTAATTCTCTAGAATTATCAGGCGTGCCTTCCCATAACCTGAGGTTGAAAGTTGGTGTCCCCGTTCTATTAATGCGTAATCTTGATGCACCTCGGCTATGCAACGGCACTCGATTGCAAATTACGCACTTGGGGAAAAACATCGTTAAAGGAACAATTATGACCGGAACGGCAAAAGGAGAAAATGTTCTGATTCCACGTATTCCCATTATTCCAACAGACTTGCCGTTCCAGTTTAAAAGAGTGCAGTTCCCTTTAAAACCCGCCTTTGCaatgactataaataaaagtcaagGGCAGACACTGAAG GGTGATGATAGGTTCTGTAGTGCATCAGGGATGTTCGCAGATGCCCGGATTGATTGCTTTTATGCTTCTATGCGTAAAAGGTGCGCGTCCCTGGTGCGGAGGGTGCGGGGCAGCCCCAACAGCATCCTGAGAATGGTGGCCAGCAGACTAGACTGCATATATGTTAACCACTGTTGTGCTATCTCACATGGGATG cctggcgggaagttcttccctttgtggcggtcgagctgTCACCTGGCTCCCGCTACAGTGGGTGACCCCGACGTGATTGGAAGCAGCCTTTTCCGTCATACTCTCCAATCTTCAGCATCACTCCTCGCACCCTCATTGGTCTCGAGTCAGCAGCAAGCAGTCACTCTCAGCAGCAAGCCATCACTCATCTTCAAGGGCATTTACAGGACCATCGCAGCCGACGTAACGCGCTTCCTGGTTCTGGCACCCGAAGCTCTGTTCGACTTCACCGATGCCGACGCACCCTGCAGCCCACGTCTGGACGCGCGCACTCATCGGCGTGGCAGCCTTCGTGGCGCTCACAACAGTCTCGACTCACCGCAGACTACGAGCTTAACCTACGCATCCCGACTCACTGGGATATCGAGTAACATGGCACACGAGAAGCACAGACTGCACATCAAGACTTCATCAGACCTCCGGTCTTGGGGGGGAATAAtatggcgacatctaccatgCCACATGTag